Proteins encoded in a region of the Rutidosis leptorrhynchoides isolate AG116_Rl617_1_P2 chromosome 9, CSIRO_AGI_Rlap_v1, whole genome shotgun sequence genome:
- the LOC139868350 gene encoding uncharacterized protein — MDVNQSGLQFTWNQRPKALYGVLKKIDIVMINDGFLTMFSNAYAIFQPYRISDHSPAILKLPSCRVVKHKHFKFSNYGGEKPSFRECVIEGCKKPVVGHKMFVVVKKLRMMKKPLRKIMWEKRNIHAQVVKWRSQLDEAQKLLDSDPHSISHREKERSILKEFNEAILDEEKLFKQKSKVQWLKEGDNNIGYFHKVVKGRANRSKINAIMDHSGTMVEGNKVAATFVSHYENFLGSSSPCVDISDPDNTFNKRIDADLARDMIRQITDTEIKDAMFDIDDSKSPGPDGYTAAFF, encoded by the coding sequence ATGGATGTTAATCAGTCGGGATTACAATTTACATGGAACCAGCGCCCCAAAGCTTTGTATGGAGTGTTAAAGAAAATAGACATAGTTATGATAAATGATGGTTTTCTAACTATGTTCTCGAATGCATATGCGATATTCCAACCTTATAGAATATCGGATCATAGCCCGGCTATCTTGAAATTGCCTTCTTGTCGAGTGGTGAAGCATAAGCATTTCAAATTCAGTAACTATGGTGGTGAAAAGCCAAGTTTTCGAGAATGTGTCATTGAGGGGTGTAAGAAACCGGTTGTGGGTCATAAGATGTTTGTAGTTGTAAAAAAGCTTCGCATGATGAAGAAGCCTCTTCGCAAAATCATGTGGGAGAAAAGGAATATACATGCTCAAGTTGTTAAATGGCGTTCACAATTAGATGAAGCTCAAAAGCTATTGGATTCTGATCCTCATTCGATATCACATCGTGAAAAAGAAAGGAGTATTCTTAAAGAGTTTAATGAGGCAATTTTAGATGAAGAGAAATTGTTTAAGCAAAAATCCAAAGTCCAATGGCTAAAAGAAGGTGATAATAACATTGGTTACTTCCATAAGGTGGTAAAAGGGCGTGCGAACAGAAGTAAAATTAATGCGATTATGGATCATTCAGGCACTATGGTTGAAGGTAATAAAGTGGCTGCAACATTTGTAAGTCACTATGAAAACTTTTTGGGATCAAGCTCTCCATGTGTTGATATCTCAGATCCAGATAATACATTTAATAAACGCATAGATGCTGATCTTGCTCGTGACATGATACGACAGATTACGGACACTGAAATTAAGGATGCGATGTTTGACATTGACGATAGTAAATCGCCGGGTCCGGATGGGTATACGGCTGCGTTTTTTTAA